A genomic window from Antedon mediterranea chromosome 4, ecAntMedi1.1, whole genome shotgun sequence includes:
- the LOC140046356 gene encoding uncharacterized protein isoform X1: MSHGKPKVIKQRGRQKRTSTADIPWRDSSWVHSFSQNAASPINVQDISPGFALHKLQLLVEKQKFNDASHLVNQLNMVTLKTILPELPVTAIVENIPQSLTVIESFYSKFFIANPDEFPIAKLDVENTVFHIVNYLSSRDDPLLKKENGLLQSDESVVKAIVNILRMVMFVYPDMIKILYSRKKLMDTALKGIGEHSLVSIDGDLMNLHDALKVEFEHSVHAYKTALAKLVEMSLTHQKPVTLTSYVNKNPSTGNHQKLMTLTQDEIQNRLFKNKTVLNTIEPSMNAQLPSLLRTLQDRIEFDKSALLTFTQLRKEISTIPANSQVASTIAKYSQSLKIVVDFFKDMLDEQFSESASYSTQGYFSDEENFIPLECDTKADSKRVRIKVSQQNDVPPKRRSRSKDRKRTTRGGSKDRTRVRSLDRSNVIISRPRLDSVEDSHELHSMIKRINQVSSMSKAVGRKVLEEKGISTGAKHRRSSSLSSYQIHSFLPKEKIGRGSMRNSSTKQADQKTTSKTSNSLQTNNNHHEDVEKLLKKQISLQHELEKEKDKLEQQERVLRMEMEGMKKELSKAMEDITMLRQRESEMIRKLTEETQKNEEYETKVVIDSKVPDDNIGNLVYEYDKLYTEVRADAWTVLNIMTDMNQFEHSDDLRDKLLFSVIVLAFRAAESSLYLMKKNMRSILRVTDDSRTLDSNIFMFLRTINDNMDINHMSQTVSTKLFSTLPEYPTLKSSIPLTNYIQQCVRIAWQLSIQPQPYTIEYDNITFDKGRHQRAPGSNRSSQHILTYLWPTLLEGMRKKVAYKGVVIT; this comes from the exons ATGAGTCACGGTAAACCCAAAGTAATCAAGCAAAGAGGGCGACAAAAGCGTACCTCCACGGCAGATATACCATGGAGGGATTCCTCATGGGTACACAGTTTCTCGCAAAATGCTGCCAGCCCGATAAATGTACAAGACATCAGCCCAGGATTTGCGCTCCATAAACTTCAACTTTTGGTTGAGAAACAGAAATTTAACGATGCTTCGCATcttgtaaatcaattaaatatggTAACGTTGAAAACTATACTTCCTGAATTACCAGTGACAGCAATCGTTGAAAATATTCCACAATCTTTGACCGTTATTGAAAgtttttattctaaatttttTATTGCTAATCCAGACGAGTTCCCAATAGCGAAACTTGATGTCGAGAATACAGTTTTTCATATTGTTAATTATTTAAGTTCACGCGATGACCCGTTGTTGAAGAAAGAGAACGGGTTGTTACAAAGCGATGAAAGCGTTGTGAAAGCGATTGTGAACATTCTCAGAATGGTTATGTTTGTGTACCCGGATATGATAAAGATTCTATACAGTCGCAAGAAACTCATGGATACTGCCCTCAAAGGGATCGGAGAACATAGCTTAGTTAGTATAGACGGAGATCTTATGAATTTGCATGATGCATTGAAAGTAGAATTTGAACATTCTGTGCACGCGTACAAGACTGCGCTTGCAAAACTTGTTGAGATGAGTCTCACGCATCAGAAACCAGTAACGCTTACTTCTTACGTTAACAAAAACCCAAGCACAGGAAATCACCAAAAACTAATGACCTTAACCCAGGACGAAATTCAAAATAGGTTGTTcaaaaataaaacagttttGAACACTATTGAACCGAGTATGAACGCTCAGCTTCCATCGTTGTTACGAACACTTCAGGATAGAATCGAGTTTGACAAAAGTGCGTTACTGACATTCACTCAACTTCGCAAGGAGATATCGACGATTCCCGCAAATTCTCAAGTTGCATCTACAATTGCTAAGTACTCACAGAGCCTCAAGATCGTAGTCGATTTCTTCAAGGATATGTTGGATGAGCAGTTTTCAGAATCCGCTTCTTATTCGACGCAAGGTTACTTTAGTGACGAGGAAAATTTTATTCCATTGGAATGCGATACAAAGGCAGATTCTAAAAGAg TAAGAATAAAAGTAAGTCAACAAAATGATGTACCTCCGAAACGACGTAGCAGATCAAAAGATCGAAAGAGGACTACGCGTGGGGGTTCAAAGGACAGGACAAGGGTTCGGTCATTGGACAGAAGCAATGTCATAATATCACGCCCTCGTTTAGACAGTGTTGAGGATAGCCATGAGTTGCATTCAATGATAAAAAGGATAAACCAAGTATCATCAATGTCAAAAG CCGTTGGGAGGAAAGTTTTGGAGGAGAAAGGAATTTCCACAGGTGCAAAACACAGGAGAAGCTCTAGTCTCTCTTCATATCAAATCCATTCATTTCttccaa aagagaaaattggaagaggtagcaTGAGAAATAGCAGCACCAAACAAGCAGACCAGAAAACCACAAGCAAAACAAGTAATTCACTTCAGACCAACAACAATCACCATGAGGACGTAGAAAAGTTgctgaaaaaacaaataagTCTTCAGCATGAATTAGAAAAAGAAAAGGACAAACTTGAGCAACAAGAAAGAGTCCTGCGGATGGAGATGGAAGGAATGAAGAAAGAGCTAAGTAAAGCGATGGAAGACATCACCATGCTTCGGCAGAGAGAAAGCGAGATGATAAGAAA attaACTGAGGAAACTCAGAAAAACGAAGAGTATGAGACCAAAGTAGTGATTGACAGTAAAGTACCAGATGACAACATTGGCAATCTGGTGTATGAATACGACAAGCTCTACACAGAAGTGAGAGCCGACGCATGGACCGTTCTAAACATTATGACTGATATGAACCAGTTTGAACACAGTGATGATTTGAGAGATAAACTTCTGTTTTCAGTTATTGTG CTCGCATTTCGTGCTGCCGAAAGTTCACTCTACCTAATGAAGAAGAACATGCGAAGCATCTTACGAGTTACCGACGATTCACGCACCTTGGATTCTAATATATTCATGTTCTTAAGGACAATTAACGACAACATGGACATTAATCACATGTCACAG ACTGTGAGCACTAAACTATTTTCTACCCTACCAGAATACCCTACTCTGAAGTCCTCCATCCCTCTCACCAACTACATCCAACAATGTGTACGCATTGCCTGGCAATTGTCAATCCAACCACAACCTTACACGATTGAATACGACAACATCACATTCGATAAAGGGCGCCATCAACGTGCACCTGGTAGCAATCGTTCATCACAGCATATTTTGACTTACTTATGGCCGACGTTACTTGAAGGGATGAGGAAGAAAGTTGCATACAAAGGGGTGGTAATTACGTAA
- the LOC140046356 gene encoding uncharacterized protein isoform X2, with the protein MSHGKPKVIKQRGRQKRTSTADIPWRDSSWVHSFSQNAASPINVQDISPGFALHKLQLLVEKQKFNDASHLVNQLNMVTLKTILPELPVTAIVENIPQSLTVIESFYSKFFIANPDEFPIAKLDVENTVFHIVNYLSSRDDPLLKKENGLLQSDESVVKAIVNILRMVMFVYPDMIKILYSRKKLMDTALKGIGEHSLVSIDGDLMNLHDALKVEFEHSVHAYKTALAKLVEMSLTHQKPVTLTSYVNKNPSTGNHQKLMTLTQDEIQNRLFKNKTVLNTIEPSMNAQLPSLLRTLQDRIEFDKSALLTFTQLRKEISTIPANSQVASTIAKYSQSLKIVVDFFKDMLDEQFSESASYSTQGYFSDEENFIPLECDTKADSKRVRIKVSQQNDVPPKRRSRSKDRKRTTRGGSKDRTRVRSLDRSNVIISRPRLDSVEDSHELHSMIKRINQVSSMSKEEKIGRGSMRNSSTKQADQKTTSKTSNSLQTNNNHHEDVEKLLKKQISLQHELEKEKDKLEQQERVLRMEMEGMKKELSKAMEDITMLRQRESEMIRKLTEETQKNEEYETKVVIDSKVPDDNIGNLVYEYDKLYTEVRADAWTVLNIMTDMNQFEHSDDLRDKLLFSVIVLAFRAAESSLYLMKKNMRSILRVTDDSRTLDSNIFMFLRTINDNMDINHMSQTVSTKLFSTLPEYPTLKSSIPLTNYIQQCVRIAWQLSIQPQPYTIEYDNITFDKGRHQRAPGSNRSSQHILTYLWPTLLEGMRKKVAYKGVVIT; encoded by the exons ATGAGTCACGGTAAACCCAAAGTAATCAAGCAAAGAGGGCGACAAAAGCGTACCTCCACGGCAGATATACCATGGAGGGATTCCTCATGGGTACACAGTTTCTCGCAAAATGCTGCCAGCCCGATAAATGTACAAGACATCAGCCCAGGATTTGCGCTCCATAAACTTCAACTTTTGGTTGAGAAACAGAAATTTAACGATGCTTCGCATcttgtaaatcaattaaatatggTAACGTTGAAAACTATACTTCCTGAATTACCAGTGACAGCAATCGTTGAAAATATTCCACAATCTTTGACCGTTATTGAAAgtttttattctaaatttttTATTGCTAATCCAGACGAGTTCCCAATAGCGAAACTTGATGTCGAGAATACAGTTTTTCATATTGTTAATTATTTAAGTTCACGCGATGACCCGTTGTTGAAGAAAGAGAACGGGTTGTTACAAAGCGATGAAAGCGTTGTGAAAGCGATTGTGAACATTCTCAGAATGGTTATGTTTGTGTACCCGGATATGATAAAGATTCTATACAGTCGCAAGAAACTCATGGATACTGCCCTCAAAGGGATCGGAGAACATAGCTTAGTTAGTATAGACGGAGATCTTATGAATTTGCATGATGCATTGAAAGTAGAATTTGAACATTCTGTGCACGCGTACAAGACTGCGCTTGCAAAACTTGTTGAGATGAGTCTCACGCATCAGAAACCAGTAACGCTTACTTCTTACGTTAACAAAAACCCAAGCACAGGAAATCACCAAAAACTAATGACCTTAACCCAGGACGAAATTCAAAATAGGTTGTTcaaaaataaaacagttttGAACACTATTGAACCGAGTATGAACGCTCAGCTTCCATCGTTGTTACGAACACTTCAGGATAGAATCGAGTTTGACAAAAGTGCGTTACTGACATTCACTCAACTTCGCAAGGAGATATCGACGATTCCCGCAAATTCTCAAGTTGCATCTACAATTGCTAAGTACTCACAGAGCCTCAAGATCGTAGTCGATTTCTTCAAGGATATGTTGGATGAGCAGTTTTCAGAATCCGCTTCTTATTCGACGCAAGGTTACTTTAGTGACGAGGAAAATTTTATTCCATTGGAATGCGATACAAAGGCAGATTCTAAAAGAg TAAGAATAAAAGTAAGTCAACAAAATGATGTACCTCCGAAACGACGTAGCAGATCAAAAGATCGAAAGAGGACTACGCGTGGGGGTTCAAAGGACAGGACAAGGGTTCGGTCATTGGACAGAAGCAATGTCATAATATCACGCCCTCGTTTAGACAGTGTTGAGGATAGCCATGAGTTGCATTCAATGATAAAAAGGATAAACCAAGTATCATCAATGTCAAAAG aagagaaaattggaagaggtagcaTGAGAAATAGCAGCACCAAACAAGCAGACCAGAAAACCACAAGCAAAACAAGTAATTCACTTCAGACCAACAACAATCACCATGAGGACGTAGAAAAGTTgctgaaaaaacaaataagTCTTCAGCATGAATTAGAAAAAGAAAAGGACAAACTTGAGCAACAAGAAAGAGTCCTGCGGATGGAGATGGAAGGAATGAAGAAAGAGCTAAGTAAAGCGATGGAAGACATCACCATGCTTCGGCAGAGAGAAAGCGAGATGATAAGAAA attaACTGAGGAAACTCAGAAAAACGAAGAGTATGAGACCAAAGTAGTGATTGACAGTAAAGTACCAGATGACAACATTGGCAATCTGGTGTATGAATACGACAAGCTCTACACAGAAGTGAGAGCCGACGCATGGACCGTTCTAAACATTATGACTGATATGAACCAGTTTGAACACAGTGATGATTTGAGAGATAAACTTCTGTTTTCAGTTATTGTG CTCGCATTTCGTGCTGCCGAAAGTTCACTCTACCTAATGAAGAAGAACATGCGAAGCATCTTACGAGTTACCGACGATTCACGCACCTTGGATTCTAATATATTCATGTTCTTAAGGACAATTAACGACAACATGGACATTAATCACATGTCACAG ACTGTGAGCACTAAACTATTTTCTACCCTACCAGAATACCCTACTCTGAAGTCCTCCATCCCTCTCACCAACTACATCCAACAATGTGTACGCATTGCCTGGCAATTGTCAATCCAACCACAACCTTACACGATTGAATACGACAACATCACATTCGATAAAGGGCGCCATCAACGTGCACCTGGTAGCAATCGTTCATCACAGCATATTTTGACTTACTTATGGCCGACGTTACTTGAAGGGATGAGGAAGAAAGTTGCATACAAAGGGGTGGTAATTACGTAA